In a genomic window of Pseudomonas putida:
- a CDS encoding FecCD family ABC transporter permease codes for MLVFWLSLALGPVSLPLGDTLLAGLRLFGLPVAGGDTQQAELILGQIRLPRSLLGIAVGSVLALSGVAMQGLFRNPLADPGLVGVSGGAALGAAIAIVGGSLFGGLPPAIEPYLLSLCAFAGGLIVTAVVYRFGRSNGQTNVATMLLAGVAMTAMAGAGVGLFTYLADDATLRTLTFWNLGSLNGASYPRLWPLLIVAVGVALWLPRRAAALNAMLLGESEARHLGFNVERIKLELVLCTALGVGAAVAAAGLIGFIGLVVPHLMRLLVGPDHRVLLPASLLAGASLLLLADLVARLLLAPAELPIGIVTALIGAPFFLYLLVRGRT; via the coding sequence CTGCTGGTGTTCTGGCTGTCATTGGCCCTGGGGCCTGTCAGCCTGCCATTGGGTGATACCTTGCTGGCCGGTTTGCGCCTGTTCGGGCTGCCGGTGGCCGGTGGCGACACGCAACAGGCCGAGCTGATCCTCGGCCAGATCCGCCTGCCGCGCAGTCTGCTCGGCATCGCGGTCGGTTCGGTGCTCGCACTGTCCGGCGTGGCCATGCAGGGGCTGTTTCGCAACCCGCTGGCCGATCCGGGACTGGTTGGCGTGTCCGGTGGCGCTGCGCTGGGCGCGGCGATCGCCATCGTCGGCGGCAGCCTGTTCGGTGGTTTGCCGCCGGCCATCGAACCCTACCTGCTGTCGCTGTGCGCCTTTGCCGGTGGCCTGATCGTCACGGCGGTGGTGTATCGCTTCGGTCGCAGCAATGGCCAGACCAACGTCGCCACCATGCTGTTGGCGGGCGTGGCGATGACCGCCATGGCCGGTGCCGGTGTCGGTCTGTTCACCTACCTGGCCGATGACGCCACCCTGCGCACCCTGACCTTCTGGAACCTGGGCAGCCTCAATGGCGCCAGTTACCCGCGCCTGTGGCCCTTGCTGATCGTGGCGGTGGGCGTGGCGTTGTGGTTGCCCCGTCGCGCGGCGGCGCTCAATGCGATGCTGTTGGGTGAGTCGGAAGCGCGGCACCTGGGCTTCAACGTCGAGCGGATCAAGCTTGAACTGGTGCTGTGCACGGCGCTGGGTGTGGGTGCCGCCGTGGCGGCGGCGGGCCTGATCGGTTTCATCGGGCTGGTGGTGCCACATCTGATGCGATTGCTGGTGGGCCCGGATCATCGGGTGTTGCTGCCGGCGTCCCTGCTGGCCGGCGCCAGCCTGCTGTTGCTGGCCGATCTGGTCGCCCGCCTGCTGCTGGCGCCCGCCGAGTTGCCGATCGGCATCGTCACCGCGCTGATTGGCGCACCCTTCTTCCTCTATCTGCTGGTACGGGGGCGCACCTGA
- a CDS encoding oxidoreductase: MRTWLITGASRGFGTLIAEQALRAGDAVIATARKPEDVIAKLGDHPNLLAVRLDVTREEEAHQAVAEGIKRFGRIDVLINNAGFGVLGAVEETSASETERLFATNVFGVLNVTRAVLPHMRRQRSGHVINISSIGGYQAYMGWGVYGSTKFAVEGITEALHQELAPLGIHATVVEPGFFRTDFLDEQSLVKTALELADYDETVGAMRKYAESANHAQPGDPVKFAEAMLALVNAPKPPQRLALGSDTIARIEAKNRFVAQELAEWNELALSTDFKG; the protein is encoded by the coding sequence ATGCGTACTTGGCTCATTACTGGCGCTTCCCGTGGTTTTGGCACTCTGATCGCAGAACAGGCTCTGCGTGCCGGCGACGCGGTGATTGCCACGGCTCGTAAACCTGAAGATGTCATCGCCAAACTGGGCGACCATCCAAACCTCTTGGCGGTGCGACTGGACGTGACCCGCGAGGAGGAAGCCCATCAGGCGGTCGCAGAAGGCATCAAGCGTTTCGGCCGCATCGATGTACTGATCAACAATGCCGGCTTCGGCGTGCTGGGGGCGGTGGAAGAGACCAGCGCCAGCGAGACCGAGCGCCTGTTCGCCACCAACGTTTTCGGTGTGCTCAACGTGACCCGCGCGGTGCTGCCGCACATGCGTCGCCAGCGCTCCGGGCATGTGATCAACATCTCCTCCATCGGTGGCTACCAGGCCTACATGGGTTGGGGCGTGTACGGTTCCACCAAGTTCGCGGTGGAAGGCATCACCGAGGCGCTGCACCAGGAACTGGCACCACTGGGGATCCACGCAACGGTGGTGGAACCAGGTTTCTTCCGCACCGACTTCCTCGACGAACAATCGCTGGTGAAGACCGCGCTGGAACTGGCGGACTACGACGAGACGGTAGGCGCCATGCGCAAATATGCCGAATCAGCCAATCATGCCCAACCGGGCGACCCGGTGAAGTTCGCCGAGGCCATGCTGGCCCTGGTCAACGCGCCCAAGCCACCGCAACGCCTGGCGCTGGGCAGCGACACCATCGCGCGCATCGAAGCGAAAAACCGCTTCGTCGCCCAGGAACTGGCCGAGTGGAATGAGTTGGCGCTGTCGACGGATTTCAAGGGCTGA
- a CDS encoding catalase, protein MAKDKLTSINGAPVVDNFNIQTAGPRGPALLQDVWLLEKLAHFDREVIPERRMHAKGSGAYGTFTVTHDVTRYTKARLFSQVGKQTPIFTRFSTVAGERGAADAERDIRGFALKFYTEQGNWDLVGNNTPVFFFRDPLRFPDLNHAVKRDPRTGMRSAQSNWDFWTSLPEALHQVTIVMSERGIPRSYRHMHGFGSHTFSLINANNERHWVKFTFKSQQGIENLSDEQSQELIGRDRESHQRDLFDSIEAGNFPRWTFYIQVMTEEQAHDHQVNPFDLTKVWSHHDYPLIEVGYLELNRNPQNVFAEVEQAAFSPSNVVPGIGFSPDRMLQARLFSYGDAARYRLGVNHHQIPVNAPRCPMHSFHRDGAMRVDGNYGGQLAYVPNSEGDWADQPDFREPPLKIAGAAGHWDHRVDEDHFEQPGQLFRLMTDVQKQALFENTARSLSGVSQEVQQRHIVHCTMADPFYGAGVSKALVDLQR, encoded by the coding sequence ATGGCAAAAGATAAATTGACTTCAATCAACGGCGCACCGGTCGTCGACAACTTCAATATCCAGACCGCCGGTCCCCGTGGCCCTGCCTTACTGCAAGATGTGTGGCTGCTGGAAAAACTCGCGCACTTCGACCGCGAAGTGATTCCCGAGCGCCGCATGCACGCCAAGGGTTCCGGCGCCTATGGCACCTTCACCGTGACCCATGACGTGACGCGCTACACCAAGGCCCGTCTGTTCTCGCAGGTGGGCAAGCAGACGCCGATCTTCACCCGTTTCTCCACCGTGGCCGGCGAGCGCGGCGCGGCCGATGCCGAGCGCGATATCCGCGGCTTTGCCCTGAAGTTCTACACCGAACAAGGCAACTGGGATCTGGTGGGCAACAACACACCGGTTTTCTTCTTTCGCGATCCCTTGCGTTTCCCGGACCTCAACCACGCGGTCAAGCGAGACCCGCGCACCGGCATGCGCAGCGCGCAAAGCAACTGGGATTTCTGGACGTCGCTGCCCGAGGCCCTGCACCAGGTGACCATCGTCATGAGCGAGCGCGGCATTCCCCGCAGCTATCGGCACATGCATGGCTTTGGCAGCCATACCTTCAGCCTGATCAACGCCAATAACGAGCGGCACTGGGTCAAGTTTACCTTCAAGTCGCAACAGGGCATCGAGAACCTGAGCGATGAGCAGTCACAGGAACTCATCGGCCGCGACCGGGAAAGCCACCAGCGGGACCTGTTCGACAGCATCGAAGCCGGCAACTTTCCGCGCTGGACCTTCTACATCCAGGTCATGACCGAGGAACAGGCCCACGATCACCAGGTCAATCCGTTCGACCTGACCAAGGTCTGGTCTCATCACGACTACCCGTTGATCGAAGTGGGTTACTTAGAACTTAATCGCAACCCGCAGAACGTGTTTGCCGAAGTCGAGCAGGCGGCGTTTTCCCCTTCGAACGTGGTGCCCGGCATCGGCTTCTCGCCGGACCGGATGCTGCAGGCGCGGCTGTTTTCCTACGGTGATGCCGCGCGCTATCGCCTGGGGGTCAACCATCACCAGATCCCGGTGAATGCCCCGCGCTGCCCGATGCACAGTTTTCACCGTGACGGCGCCATGCGCGTGGACGGCAACTACGGTGGGCAACTGGCGTACGTGCCCAACAGCGAGGGTGACTGGGCCGATCAGCCGGACTTCCGTGAACCGCCGCTGAAAATAGCCGGTGCTGCCGGGCATTGGGACCATCGCGTGGACGAAGATCACTTCGAACAACCGGGCCAACTGTTCCGCCTGATGACAGACGTGCAGAAACAGGCCCTGTTCGAAAACACCGCACGCTCGCTCAGCGGGGTTTCCCAGGAGGTGCAGCAGCGGCACATTGTTCATTGCACCATGGCCGATCCGTTCTACGGTGCGGGCGTTTCCAAAGCGTTGGTTGACCTGCAGCGGTAA
- a CDS encoding heme/hemin ABC transporter substrate-binding protein: MRIKSLLASACVLLSQMAVADDLPQRWVSAGGAFSEWVVALGGESKLVGVDSTSQYPRSLHSLPGIGYQRALAAEGILALKPDILVGSAEMGPPPVLAQLKAAGVRIEMLSATPDVPSLQHNLSELGQLLGKPTEAQALMAGYQQRLENQAAWVKQAQQQSPAPRVLMLLSHSGGNLQAAGKDTLAAWMIAQAGGQNLTEHNGYKPVSNEAMLALAPQVIIFAGGRLEGDAARAALLEQNPILAQTRAGREGRVLVIDPTLLVGGLGPRIPDALGTLSKAFYPSAQIVGINP; encoded by the coding sequence ATGCGTATCAAATCACTGCTGGCCTCGGCCTGCGTGCTCCTCAGTCAGATGGCCGTGGCCGATGACCTGCCCCAACGCTGGGTCAGCGCCGGCGGCGCGTTCAGCGAATGGGTCGTTGCCCTGGGCGGCGAAAGCAAACTGGTGGGTGTCGACAGCACCAGCCAGTACCCGCGTTCGCTGCACAGCCTGCCGGGCATCGGCTACCAGCGCGCGCTGGCCGCCGAAGGCATCCTGGCGCTCAAGCCGGACATTCTGGTGGGCAGCGCCGAGATGGGCCCGCCGCCGGTACTCGCGCAACTCAAGGCGGCCGGGGTGCGCATCGAAATGCTCTCGGCCACGCCCGATGTGCCCTCGCTGCAACACAACCTGAGCGAACTCGGGCAACTGCTGGGCAAGCCGACCGAGGCACAGGCGTTGATGGCCGGTTATCAGCAGCGTCTGGAAAATCAGGCGGCGTGGGTCAAGCAGGCGCAGCAGCAAAGCCCCGCGCCTCGGGTGCTGATGCTGCTCAGCCATTCCGGCGGCAACCTGCAGGCCGCCGGCAAGGACACCCTGGCGGCCTGGATGATCGCTCAGGCCGGCGGGCAAAACCTTACCGAGCACAACGGCTATAAGCCGGTGTCCAACGAGGCGATGCTGGCCCTGGCCCCACAGGTGATCATCTTCGCCGGTGGCCGTCTCGAAGGGGATGCCGCCCGCGCTGCCCTGCTGGAGCAGAATCCGATCCTCGCGCAGACCCGGGCCGGGCGTGAAGGCCGGGTGCTGGTGATCGACCCGACGTTGCTGGTGGGCGGTCTCGGCCCGCGCATTCCCGATGCGCTGGGGACCCTGTCGAAGGCGTTCTACCCGTCGGCGCAAATAGTCGGGATCAATCCATGA
- a CDS encoding ChaN family lipoprotein has translation MRILLLCLFSLLAACQSHSVSPPPAAIAPEGRDHADRGVIRELATGRALTPQELVERLASAPRVLVGEQHDNPDHHALQLWLLRELARQRPQGSLLMEMLNPDQQAKVDAAQAATRAGQPPADPYQALSWQANWDWGVYGALVNYALRQPYPLLSANLDRAQIMQIYKQRPVLTGEASTTQQVQATLLEDIRDSHCGLLPESQMPAMLAVQQQRDRRMAERLLAAPTPALLLAGAFHVRKDLGVPLHLKDLGAGEGNAVLILAEAGRTVTAENADYVWYTAAQPAQDHCAGLRR, from the coding sequence ATGCGCATTCTGCTGCTCTGCCTGTTCAGTCTGTTGGCTGCCTGCCAGTCCCACTCCGTCTCACCACCGCCGGCGGCCATTGCCCCCGAAGGGCGCGACCATGCCGACCGGGGCGTCATCCGCGAACTGGCCACCGGCCGTGCCCTGACGCCGCAAGAGCTGGTCGAACGCCTGGCCAGCGCACCCCGCGTGCTGGTGGGCGAACAACACGACAACCCCGATCATCACGCCCTGCAACTGTGGTTGCTGCGCGAGCTGGCCCGTCAACGCCCCCAAGGCAGCCTGTTGATGGAAATGCTCAACCCCGACCAGCAGGCCAAGGTCGATGCGGCGCAGGCCGCCACCCGTGCCGGCCAGCCACCGGCCGATCCCTATCAGGCGCTGTCCTGGCAAGCCAATTGGGACTGGGGCGTCTACGGTGCGTTGGTCAACTATGCGTTGCGCCAACCTTACCCGCTGCTGTCGGCCAATCTGGATCGGGCGCAGATCATGCAAATCTACAAGCAACGCCCGGTGCTCACAGGCGAGGCGTCCACCACGCAACAGGTGCAAGCGACCTTGCTGGAGGACATCCGCGATTCCCATTGCGGCTTGCTGCCCGAGTCGCAAATGCCGGCGATGCTCGCCGTGCAGCAGCAGCGCGACCGGCGCATGGCCGAGCGTCTTTTGGCGGCACCGACACCGGCCTTGCTGCTGGCCGGGGCGTTCCATGTGCGCAAGGACCTGGGTGTGCCGCTGCACCTGAAGGACCTGGGCGCTGGCGAGGGGAATGCGGTGCTGATCCTGGCCGAAGCGGGCAGAACGGTGACGGCCGAAAACGCGGATTACGTGTGGTATACGGCGGCTCAGCCGGCGCAGGATCATTGCGCGGGGTTGCGTCGATAG
- a CDS encoding hemin-degrading factor: MTAQSTALSTAPALYQDWQQLRAEQSGLRARDAAAKLGVSEAELTASRLGTDAVRLRPEWAALLPALGELGYIMALTRNEHCVHERKGVYAEVTVMGSGQMGMVLSPDIDLRLFLSGWASVFAIDETTARGPQRSIQVFDRQGVAVHKVFLTATSEEAAWAPLVERFRAEEQSAELDLQPLPQAKAPRADADVDVAALRSEWSQLKDTHDFFALLKRNDVARTQALRLAGHEWAEPLATVELTNVIEAAGKGEVPIMVFVGNKHCIQIHSGPVSNLRWMDTWFNVLDPHFNLHLKTTGVTELWRVRKPSVDGIITSYEGFDADGELVIQLFGVRKPGIPERDDWRALAETATVLID; this comes from the coding sequence ATGACCGCTCAATCCACCGCCCTGTCCACTGCCCCGGCGCTGTACCAGGACTGGCAACAGCTGCGCGCCGAACAATCGGGCCTGCGCGCCCGGGATGCCGCCGCCAAGCTGGGTGTCAGCGAGGCCGAACTGACCGCCAGCCGCCTGGGTACCGATGCCGTGCGCCTGCGTCCCGAGTGGGCCGCGCTGCTGCCGGCCCTCGGCGAGCTGGGCTACATCATGGCGCTGACCCGCAACGAACATTGCGTCCACGAGCGCAAGGGCGTGTACGCCGAAGTGACGGTGATGGGCAGCGGCCAGATGGGCATGGTGCTGTCGCCGGACATCGATCTGCGCCTGTTCCTCAGCGGCTGGGCCAGCGTGTTCGCCATCGACGAAACCACCGCCCGTGGCCCGCAGCGCAGCATCCAGGTGTTCGACCGCCAGGGCGTGGCCGTGCATAAAGTCTTCCTCACCGCCACCAGCGAAGAAGCCGCCTGGGCGCCGCTGGTCGAGCGTTTCCGCGCCGAAGAACAAAGCGCCGAACTGGACCTGCAACCGCTGCCACAAGCCAAGGCCCCGCGCGCCGATGCCGACGTGGACGTTGCCGCCCTGCGCAGCGAATGGTCGCAGCTCAAGGACACCCACGACTTCTTCGCCCTGCTCAAGCGCAACGACGTGGCGCGCACCCAGGCCCTGCGCCTGGCCGGCCACGAGTGGGCAGAACCTCTGGCCACGGTCGAGCTGACCAACGTCATCGAAGCCGCCGGCAAGGGCGAAGTGCCGATCATGGTGTTCGTCGGCAACAAGCACTGCATCCAGATCCACTCAGGTCCCGTGAGCAACCTGCGCTGGATGGACACCTGGTTCAACGTGCTCGACCCGCATTTCAACCTGCACCTCAAGACCACCGGCGTGACCGAGCTGTGGCGTGTGCGCAAGCCGAGCGTCGATGGCATCATCACCAGCTACGAAGGTTTCGATGCCGACGGCGAACTGGTCATCCAGCTGTTCGGCGTGCGCAAGCCGGGCATCCCGGAGCGTGACGACTGGCGCGCCCTGGCCGAAACCGCCACCGTCCTGATCGACTAA
- a CDS encoding c-type cytochrome encodes MNKAAVMTFVLCLGTGVFAAPANAQGDAEAGGKLFKRFCSGCHQIGESARAFFGPQLNGVVGRTAGSTTDYQYSDAMKSSGIVWTREKLAAYIEAPKTVVPGTRMIFWGVSDPEKIEDLLAYLQTFSAP; translated from the coding sequence ATGAATAAGGCGGCCGTGATGACCTTCGTACTGTGCCTCGGTACGGGCGTGTTCGCTGCGCCTGCGAATGCGCAGGGCGATGCCGAGGCGGGCGGGAAACTGTTCAAGCGTTTTTGCAGCGGTTGCCATCAGATCGGCGAGTCGGCGCGGGCGTTTTTCGGTCCGCAGCTTAACGGTGTCGTCGGGCGCACTGCCGGGAGCACCACCGATTATCAGTATTCCGACGCCATGAAGTCCTCCGGCATTGTCTGGACCCGGGAGAAACTGGCGGCGTACATCGAAGCGCCGAAGACGGTGGTGCCGGGGACACGGATGATTTTCTGGGGGGTGAGTGATCCGGAGAAAATTGAAGATCTGTTGGCTTATCTTCAGACCTTTTCAGCCCCATGA
- a CDS encoding energy transducer TonB gives MKHFWGYLLLSIALHLSVGWLLRELHAEPAPLAWQPPMAIQLVNLESVAQPVAPSAVRTEPVRQPITLPTAHVPAKADPFPIKPLPVSNQPAIVKAAPPAKPQPQTPPRAESRPVQPASAPASTAQNATPPAPTAAPAKTPVTLPTAMINSAPPPTPVVSLRPSFVTPPPAPRYPNTARRRNQQGIVRVEVHLDERGQQQKLVLTRSSGVESLDQAALEAVAQWRFRPEIVDGRAVPSRVEIPIEFALTANR, from the coding sequence ATGAAGCACTTTTGGGGATATCTGCTGCTGTCCATTGCGCTGCACCTGAGCGTGGGTTGGCTTTTGCGTGAGCTTCACGCAGAGCCCGCACCCCTGGCCTGGCAGCCGCCGATGGCGATTCAACTGGTCAACCTTGAGTCGGTGGCGCAGCCCGTAGCGCCCTCCGCTGTGCGGACTGAACCGGTACGACAGCCCATCACGCTGCCGACGGCCCATGTGCCGGCGAAGGCAGATCCCTTCCCCATCAAGCCTCTGCCGGTCAGCAACCAGCCCGCTATCGTCAAGGCGGCACCGCCCGCGAAACCGCAACCCCAGACTCCGCCGCGCGCTGAATCGCGTCCGGTCCAACCTGCAAGCGCGCCGGCTTCAACCGCGCAAAATGCGACCCCGCCGGCCCCCACCGCCGCACCGGCAAAAACACCCGTCACCCTGCCCACGGCCATGATCAACTCGGCGCCACCGCCAACGCCCGTGGTCAGCCTGCGCCCCAGTTTCGTCACCCCGCCACCGGCACCGCGTTATCCGAACACGGCGCGCCGGCGCAATCAGCAAGGCATCGTGCGGGTCGAGGTCCACCTGGATGAACGTGGTCAGCAGCAAAAGCTGGTGCTGACCCGTTCCTCGGGTGTGGAAAGCCTCGATCAAGCCGCGCTGGAAGCCGTTGCCCAGTGGCGTTTCCGTCCCGAAATCGTCGACGGCCGGGCCGTGCCCAGCCGCGTTGAAATACCCATAGAATTCGCCCTCACGGCGAACCGATGA
- a CDS encoding TonB-dependent hemoglobin/transferrin/lactoferrin family receptor has protein sequence MSIRPPFAKRPWLSLLLLSPSLALASEPVTQFDTVSVTATRTEQTLLQVPSTVSVHTEREIDQHNDKDLKDLVRYEPGVSVEGTGSRFGNTGATIRGINGNRVLTQVDGVRMPQSNFFSPFQDVRSNYVDLDTIKQVEIIRGPASSLYGSDAIGGAVSYLTKDAGDYLEEGNDSYARFKTGYDGSDDSWQRSATFAARQGTVDGLLHLGRRDGQSTDTFGGTGGVGPSREEANPLDYTQKNLLAKLGWDYAEGDRLQFTYENYQDDADSNLLSDVVTRATLTSPAILGSKAEDSIDRTRYSLAHTLSLDSLLADKLQWQLNYQESSNNQNTLQQRQTTARVNRVRTRESQYDERLWSLNTQLDKEFAIADTQHHLIYGAEVKRIDASNLRTGKEVRLDTGATVPATENFPVSDFPDPTSDSLGLFVQDNIEIGRWTLLPGVRYDYYRQTPHVTNEYLNGLPSETDPSRITDDHISPKLGVTYQLTEHESVYGQYAAGFRAPSPINMFGEFSNPQFGYQQIGNPDLKPETSDSYEFGLRGRYDLGSFGIALFYNKYKDFIDTDTVPDPNGTGLLTFQPRNIGKVTIRGAEAKGDIKLDAFMPAGTRALGSIAYARGKDEETGQALNSVDPLKAVLGLGYDAPSGVYGGQLTWTVVQAKDRVDHTGDADLLINRQFETPGYGVVDLNAWWQLTEQVSINAGLFNLTDKKYWNWGDVQGRDENAAGLGRLTQPGRYTAVNLIWEI, from the coding sequence ATGTCGATTCGCCCGCCATTTGCCAAGCGTCCATGGCTGTCCTTGCTGTTGCTCTCGCCATCGTTGGCCCTGGCTTCCGAGCCCGTGACCCAGTTCGATACCGTCAGCGTCACCGCGACCCGTACCGAGCAGACCCTGCTGCAAGTGCCGAGCACGGTGTCGGTACACACCGAGCGGGAAATCGACCAGCACAACGACAAGGACCTCAAGGACCTGGTGCGCTATGAGCCGGGCGTTTCGGTGGAAGGCACCGGCAGCCGCTTCGGTAACACCGGCGCGACCATCCGTGGCATCAACGGCAACCGCGTCCTGACCCAGGTCGATGGCGTGCGCATGCCGCAGAGCAATTTCTTCAGCCCGTTCCAGGACGTGCGCAGCAACTACGTCGACCTCGACACCATCAAGCAGGTGGAAATCATCCGCGGCCCGGCGTCTTCGCTGTACGGCAGCGACGCCATCGGCGGTGCGGTCAGCTACCTGACCAAGGATGCCGGTGATTACCTGGAAGAGGGCAACGACAGCTACGCCCGGTTCAAGACCGGTTACGACGGCAGCGATGACAGCTGGCAGCGCAGCGCCACCTTCGCCGCCCGCCAGGGTACGGTCGACGGCCTGTTGCACCTGGGGCGTCGCGACGGCCAGTCCACCGACACGTTCGGCGGCACCGGCGGCGTCGGCCCTTCCCGCGAGGAAGCCAACCCGCTGGACTACACCCAGAAAAACCTGCTGGCCAAGCTGGGCTGGGACTACGCCGAAGGCGACCGTTTGCAGTTCACTTACGAAAACTACCAGGATGACGCCGACAGCAACCTGCTCAGCGATGTGGTGACTCGCGCCACCCTGACCAGCCCGGCCATTCTCGGTTCGAAGGCCGAAGACAGCATCGACCGCACCCGCTACAGCCTGGCGCACACCCTGAGCCTGGACAGCCTGCTGGCCGACAAGCTGCAATGGCAGTTGAACTACCAGGAAAGCAGCAACAACCAGAACACCCTCCAGCAGCGCCAGACCACCGCCCGGGTCAACCGCGTGAGGACCCGCGAATCGCAATACGACGAGCGCCTGTGGAGCCTGAACACCCAGCTCGACAAGGAATTCGCCATCGCCGATACCCAGCACCATCTGATCTACGGTGCCGAGGTCAAGCGCATCGATGCCAGCAACCTGCGTACGGGCAAGGAAGTGCGTCTGGACACCGGTGCCACCGTGCCGGCCACCGAGAATTTCCCGGTCAGCGATTTCCCGGATCCGACCAGCGATTCCCTGGGCCTGTTCGTGCAGGACAACATCGAAATCGGCCGCTGGACCCTGCTGCCGGGCGTGCGTTACGACTACTACCGCCAGACCCCGCATGTCACCAATGAGTACCTCAACGGCCTGCCATCGGAGACCGATCCGTCGCGCATCACCGACGATCACATCTCCCCGAAACTGGGCGTGACCTACCAACTGACCGAACACGAAAGCGTGTACGGCCAGTACGCCGCCGGCTTCCGTGCGCCAAGCCCGATCAACATGTTCGGCGAGTTCAGCAACCCGCAATTCGGCTACCAGCAGATCGGCAACCCTGACCTCAAGCCCGAGACCAGTGACAGCTACGAGTTCGGCCTGCGCGGTCGCTACGACCTGGGCAGCTTCGGCATCGCGTTGTTCTACAACAAGTACAAGGACTTCATCGACACCGACACCGTGCCGGATCCGAACGGCACCGGGCTGCTGACCTTCCAGCCACGCAACATCGGCAAGGTCACCATTCGCGGCGCCGAAGCCAAGGGCGATATCAAGCTTGATGCCTTCATGCCAGCCGGCACGCGTGCCCTGGGCTCGATCGCCTACGCCCGTGGCAAGGATGAGGAAACCGGTCAGGCACTCAACAGCGTCGATCCGCTGAAAGCGGTGTTGGGCCTGGGTTATGACGCACCGAGTGGCGTGTACGGCGGCCAGTTGACCTGGACCGTGGTACAGGCCAAGGATCGCGTCGACCACACCGGTGATGCCGACCTGTTGATCAACCGCCAGTTCGAAACCCCGGGTTACGGTGTTGTCGACCTCAATGCCTGGTGGCAGTTGACCGAGCAGGTGTCGATCAACGCCGGGCTGTTCAACCTGACCGACAAGAAGTACTGGAACTGGGGTGACGTGCAGGGCCGCGACGAAAACGCCGCCGGCTTGGGCCGACTGACCCAGCCGGGTCGCTACACGGCGGTGAACCTGATCTGGGAGATCTGA
- a CDS encoding heme ABC transporter ATP-binding protein, with protein sequence MLRANNLLVRRGTRTVLADIDIQLHAGQVLGVLGPNGAGKSTLLAALCDELPASAGTVSLDDRALADWPGQERAKRLAVLPQSSSLNFAFSVNEVVGMGRLPYATGRVRDAEIVAEALRAADALHLAGRSYLALSGGERQRVHLARVLAQLWPGAEGQILLLDEPTSMLDPLHQHTILQAVRDFAGRGAAVMVILHDLNLAARYCDQLLLLQDGRPHAYGPPDEVLTAQALEAVYGLQVLIHRHPERGHPLIIAR encoded by the coding sequence ATGCTGCGAGCCAACAACTTGCTGGTCCGGCGCGGCACGCGCACGGTGCTGGCGGACATCGATATCCAGCTGCATGCAGGGCAAGTCCTCGGGGTGCTAGGGCCTAACGGCGCCGGCAAAAGTACCCTGCTCGCTGCCTTGTGCGATGAGCTGCCGGCCAGCGCAGGCACGGTCAGCCTCGACGACCGCGCGCTCGCCGACTGGCCGGGTCAGGAGCGAGCCAAGCGCCTGGCGGTGCTGCCCCAGAGCTCCAGTTTGAACTTCGCTTTTTCAGTCAATGAAGTGGTGGGCATGGGGCGCCTGCCCTACGCCACAGGCCGGGTTCGCGACGCCGAAATCGTCGCCGAAGCCTTGCGTGCCGCCGACGCCCTGCACCTGGCCGGGCGCAGCTATCTGGCGCTGTCCGGTGGCGAGCGTCAGCGCGTGCACCTGGCTCGTGTGCTCGCGCAGTTGTGGCCGGGGGCCGAAGGCCAGATCCTTCTGCTCGATGAACCGACCTCGATGCTCGACCCCTTGCACCAGCACACCATCCTGCAAGCGGTGCGCGATTTCGCCGGGCGTGGCGCGGCGGTCATGGTGATCCTTCACGACCTCAACCTCGCCGCCCGTTACTGCGATCAATTGCTCCTGTTGCAGGACGGTCGCCCCCACGCCTACGGCCCGCCGGATGAAGTGCTGACCGCCCAGGCGCTGGAAGCGGTGTACGGGTTGCAGGTGCTGATTCACCGGCACCCGGAACGTGGCCACCCGTTGATTATCGCGCGCTGA